A DNA window from Centroberyx gerrardi isolate f3 chromosome 3, fCenGer3.hap1.cur.20231027, whole genome shotgun sequence contains the following coding sequences:
- the med28 gene encoding mediator of RNA polymerase II transcription subunit 28, with translation MASSMGGMFPGQQPSGGHPVGGPGGPGQPGLLPGTGTRGQGNNTLVDDLEASFEACFASLVSQDYVNGTDQEEIRTGVDQCIQKFLDVARQTECFFLQKRLQLSVQKPEQVVKEDVSELRNELQRKELLVQKHMSKLHHWQQVLEDVSVQHRKPTDLPPPGPLAFLEQASASLPPAPLKPN, from the exons ATGGCGTCGTCCATGGGTGGGATGTTTCCCGGCCAACAACCGTCTGGTGGGCATCCCGTTGGGGGTCCTGGCGGACCGGGTCAACCAGGTTTACTCCCCGGTACCGGCACCAGGGGCCAGGGAAACAACACGCTGGTGGACGATTTGGAGGCTTCCTTTGAG GCTTGCTTTGCATCCCTGGTAAGCCAAGACTACGTTAACGGAACCGACCAGGAGGAGATTCGAACTG GTGTGGACCAGTGCATACAAAAGTTCCTGGATGTGGCTAGACAGACAGAATGCTTCTTCTTACAGAAACGGCTTCAGTTATCTGTACAGAAGCCAGAGCAGGTTGTGAAAGAG GATGTGTCGGAGTTACGTAACGAGCTACAGAGGAAAGAATTGCTGGTTCAGAAGCACATGTCCAAACTGCATCACTGGCAGCAAGTACTCGAAGATGTGAGCGTTCAACATCGCAAACCCACAGACCTTCCCCCTCCTGGACCACTGGCCTTTTTGGAGCAGGCCTCTGCTAGTCTGCCCCCTGCCCCTTTAAAACCAAACTAA